From Streptomyces sp. CMB-StM0423, a single genomic window includes:
- a CDS encoding YbaB/EbfC family nucleoid-associated protein, producing MMPGGGQPDMQQLLQQAQKMQQELASVQQELAETPVEGTAGGGLVKATVTGSGELTGLVIDPRAVDAEDTETLADLVVAAVRDANSAAQQLQQERLGPLAQGLGGMPGLPF from the coding sequence GTGATGCCTGGTGGTGGCCAGCCCGACATGCAGCAGTTGCTGCAGCAGGCCCAGAAGATGCAGCAGGAGCTCGCCTCCGTCCAGCAGGAGCTGGCCGAGACGCCGGTCGAGGGGACCGCGGGCGGCGGGCTGGTGAAGGCCACGGTGACCGGCTCCGGCGAGCTGACCGGGCTGGTGATCGACCCGCGCGCCGTCGACGCCGAGGACACCGAGACGCTGGCCGACCTCGTCGTGGCCGCCGTACGGGACGCGAACAGCGCCGCGCAGCAGCTTCAGCAGGAGCGGCTCGGCCCGCTCGCGCAAGGGCTCGGCGGGATGCCGGGGCTGCCCTTCTGA
- the recR gene encoding recombination mediator RecR, protein MYEGVVQDLIDELGRLPGVGPKSAQRIAFHILQAEPADVRRLAHALSEVKEKVRFCAVCGNVAQEEHCRICADPRRDPAVLCVVEEPKDVVAIERTREFRGRYHVLGGAISPIEGVGPDDLRIRELLARLADGAVTELILATDPNLEGEATATYLARMVKPMGLKVTRLASGLPVGGDLEYADEVTLGRAFEGRRLLDV, encoded by the coding sequence GTGTACGAAGGCGTGGTCCAGGATCTGATCGACGAATTGGGCAGGCTGCCCGGCGTCGGTCCCAAGAGCGCGCAGCGCATCGCCTTCCACATCCTGCAGGCCGAGCCGGCCGACGTCCGCCGGCTGGCGCACGCGCTGAGCGAGGTGAAGGAGAAGGTCCGGTTCTGCGCGGTCTGCGGGAACGTCGCGCAGGAGGAGCACTGCCGGATCTGCGCCGACCCGCGGCGCGACCCCGCCGTGCTGTGCGTGGTCGAGGAGCCCAAGGACGTCGTGGCCATCGAGCGGACCCGTGAGTTCCGCGGGCGGTACCACGTGCTCGGCGGCGCGATCAGCCCCATCGAGGGCGTCGGCCCTGACGACCTGCGGATACGGGAGCTGCTCGCCCGGCTCGCGGACGGCGCCGTCACCGAACTGATCCTCGCCACCGACCCCAACCTCGAAGGCGAGGCCACGGCCACGTATCTGGCCCGCATGGTCAAGCCCATGGGTCTGAAGGTGACCCGGCTGGCCAGCGGTCTGCCCGTCGGCGGCGATCTGGAGTACGCGGACGAGGTCACCCTCGGCCGCGCCTTCGAAGGCAGGCGGTTGCTCGATGTCTGA
- a CDS encoding DUF5063 domain-containing protein: MSDATTHQATQDPDSFAVQIADSIESFIVAVTEVAKGDEPNSAVPFLLLEVSQLLLAGGRLGAHEDFVPDERYEPDTGPEPDVDELRERFAELLDPVDVYSEVFDPYVPRSTPVASRISDDLADVITDLRHGRAHYAAGRVNEALWWWQFSYLSNWGPTASACLRALQSLVAHVRLDTPLGELDGLDTDSDAAVDDGRLEEEAGRVMVAEIAEPLGLRRT, from the coding sequence ATGTCTGACGCCACCACGCACCAGGCGACGCAGGACCCGGACAGCTTCGCGGTCCAGATCGCCGACTCGATCGAGAGCTTCATCGTCGCCGTCACCGAGGTCGCCAAGGGCGACGAGCCGAACAGCGCCGTGCCCTTCCTGCTGCTGGAGGTCTCGCAGTTGCTGCTGGCCGGCGGCCGGCTGGGGGCGCACGAGGACTTCGTGCCGGACGAGCGGTACGAGCCGGACACCGGCCCCGAGCCGGACGTGGACGAGCTGCGCGAGCGGTTCGCCGAGCTGCTGGACCCGGTGGACGTCTACTCCGAGGTCTTCGACCCGTACGTGCCGCGCAGCACCCCCGTCGCCAGCCGGATCTCCGACGACCTGGCCGACGTGATCACCGACCTGCGGCACGGCCGCGCGCACTACGCGGCGGGACGGGTCAACGAGGCGCTGTGGTGGTGGCAGTTCTCGTACCTGTCCAACTGGGGGCCGACCGCGAGCGCCTGCCTGCGCGCGCTGCAGTCGCTGGTGGCCCATGTGCGGCTGGACACGCCCCTGGGGGAGCTGGACGGGCTCGACACCGACAGCGACGCCGCGGTGGACGACGGGCGGCTGGAGGAGGAGGCGGGCCGTGTGATGGTGGCGGAGATCGCGGAGCCGCTGGGTCTGCGGCGTACCTGA
- a CDS encoding aspartate kinase encodes MGLVVQKYGGSSVADAEGIKRVAKRIVETKKAGHQVVVVVSAMGDTTDELIDLAEQVSPIPTGRELDMLLTSGERISMALLAMAIKKLGHEALSFTGSQAGVITDAVHNRARIIDVTPGRIQEAVDKGAIAIVAGFQGVSQDSKDITTLGRGGSDTTAVALAVALEAEVCEIYTDVDGVFTADPRVVKKARKIDRIPYEDMLELATSGSKVLLHRCVEYARRYNMPIHVRSSFSGHAGTWVGNISEGAEGMEHAIISGVAHDVSEAKITVVGVPDKPGEAAAIFRAIADAEINIDMVVQNVSAAATGLTDISFTLPKTDGHRAMELLTKAQPSIGFESLRYDDQVGKISLVGAGMRSHPGVTATFFEALSNAGVNIELISTSEIRISVVTREDVVKDAVRAVHTAFGLDSESDEAVVYGGTGR; translated from the coding sequence GTGGGCCTTGTCGTGCAGAAGTACGGCGGCTCTTCCGTCGCCGACGCCGAGGGCATCAAGCGCGTCGCCAAGCGGATCGTCGAGACCAAGAAGGCCGGCCACCAGGTCGTCGTCGTGGTGTCGGCGATGGGCGACACGACGGACGAGCTGATCGATCTCGCCGAGCAGGTCTCGCCGATCCCGACCGGCCGCGAACTCGACATGCTGCTCACCTCGGGTGAGCGGATCTCCATGGCCCTGCTGGCGATGGCGATCAAGAAGCTCGGTCACGAGGCGCTGTCGTTCACCGGCAGCCAGGCGGGTGTGATCACCGACGCCGTGCACAACAGGGCGCGGATCATCGACGTCACGCCCGGCCGGATCCAGGAGGCGGTGGACAAGGGCGCCATCGCGATCGTCGCCGGGTTCCAGGGTGTTTCGCAGGACAGCAAGGACATCACGACGCTCGGCCGCGGCGGCTCGGACACCACGGCGGTGGCGCTCGCGGTGGCGCTCGAGGCGGAGGTCTGCGAGATCTACACCGACGTGGACGGCGTGTTCACCGCCGATCCGCGGGTGGTGAAGAAGGCCCGTAAGATCGACCGGATCCCGTACGAGGACATGCTCGAACTGGCCACCAGCGGGTCGAAGGTCCTGCTGCACCGCTGCGTCGAGTACGCCCGCCGGTACAACATGCCCATTCATGTCCGCTCCTCGTTCTCGGGGCATGCGGGCACCTGGGTAGGCAATATCTCCGAGGGAGCAGAAGGCATGGAGCACGCGATCATCTCCGGAGTCGCGCACGACGTCTCCGAGGCGAAGATCACGGTGGTCGGGGTCCCGGACAAGCCGGGCGAGGCCGCCGCCATCTTCCGGGCGATTGCGGACGCCGAGATCAACATCGACATGGTGGTGCAGAACGTCTCGGCCGCCGCCACCGGCCTGACCGACATCTCCTTCACCCTGCCCAAGACCGACGGCCACCGCGCGATGGAGCTGCTGACCAAGGCGCAGCCGTCGATCGGCTTCGAGTCGCTGCGCTACGACGACCAGGTCGGCAAGATCTCCCTCGTCGGCGCCGGCATGCGCTCGCACCCCGGCGTCACGGCCACGTTCTTCGAGGCGCTGTCCAACGCCGGCGTCAACATCGAGCTGATCTCCACCTCGGAGATCCGCATCTCGGTGGTGACCCGCGAGGACGTGGTCAAGGACGCGGTACGGGCCGTGCACACGGCGTTCGGTCTCGACAGCGAGAGCGACGAGGCGGTCGTCTACGGCGGCACCGGCCGTTGA
- a CDS encoding SigE family RNA polymerase sigma factor has protein sequence MIAPWSARPAEKKSAADADDAMAEGTSVDHLTETYQTHYRSLLGLAALLLDDLASCEDVVQEAFIRVHSARKRVKDPDKTLAYLRQTVVNLSRSALRRRITGLKLLSKPMPDMASAEEGAYEQLERDQLIQAMRGLQRRQREVLVLRYFADMTEAQVAEALGISLGSVKAYGSRGIAALRTAMGARA, from the coding sequence GTGATCGCGCCGTGGTCGGCGCGGCCTGCCGAGAAGAAGTCCGCGGCGGACGCTGACGACGCCATGGCGGAGGGCACCAGCGTCGACCACCTCACCGAGACGTACCAGACCCACTACCGGTCGCTGCTCGGTCTCGCCGCGCTGCTGCTCGACGACCTCGCCTCCTGCGAGGACGTGGTGCAGGAGGCATTCATCCGCGTGCACTCGGCGCGCAAGCGGGTCAAGGACCCGGACAAGACCCTCGCCTATCTGCGGCAGACGGTCGTCAACCTGTCACGTTCCGCGCTACGTCGGCGCATCACCGGGCTGAAGCTGCTCTCCAAGCCCATGCCCGACATGGCCAGCGCGGAAGAGGGTGCGTACGAACAGTTGGAGCGCGACCAATTGATCCAGGCGATGCGAGGGCTGCAGCGCCGGCAGCGCGAGGTGCTCGTGCTGCGTTACTTCGCGGACATGACCGAGGCTCAGGTGGCCGAGGCGCTGGGCATCTCGCTCGGCTCCGTCAAGGCGTACGGCTCCCGGGGCATCGCCGCACTGCGAACAGCCATGGGAGCGCGGGCATGA
- a CDS encoding S9 family peptidase, with product MSEIDGGKAGRAGDDASVGGEGYGDGGVGGIGGGRGSDETRGRSGDGTGGEAGGGGAGAGSGGPADAAPAWERRFRAPRISLPGWAEDAPDRALYVSNVTGTFELYAWDRRTGGVRQVTDRPNGTTDGALTPDGEWVWWFCDTDGDEFGVWRRQPFAGAAPGQDRAAAPGLPAAYSAGLALGRDGTAVVGRSTEETGTTIHLVRPGGEPSEIYRHRESAGVGDLSHDGRLLAIEHTEHGDAMHAALRVLRLGGAPGGDPLLAELDDTKGGLEELGLEVLGFAPVAGDARLLVGHQRRGRWEPMIWDPVTGQSRELELDLPGDVSAEWYPDGSALLVLHTYQARSELWRYGLEGPDSGAMTRIETPPGTISGATARPDSTVEFHWSSGAEPPQVRSAQGAVVLQPPGPAAPLSVPVEDAWVDGPGGRIHALVQRPPGEGPFPCLFDVHGGPTWQDSDAFAAGPAAWVDHGFAVVRVNYRGSTGYGREWTDALKHRVGLIELEDIAAVREWAVASGLADPERLVVGGGSWGGYLALLALGTQPDVWALGLSAVPVADYVAAYEDEMEALKAMDRTLMGGSPEDVPERYAASSPLTYVDEVRAPVFISAGVNDPRCPIRQVENYVGRLSERGHPHEVYRYDAGHGSLVVDERIKQLGLELDFVRRHLLPDLAPRPQQPAPEPRDRPRQDRER from the coding sequence ATGAGCGAGATCGACGGGGGCAAGGCGGGACGTGCCGGTGACGACGCGAGCGTCGGCGGCGAGGGCTACGGAGACGGCGGGGTCGGGGGGATCGGCGGGGGCCGGGGAAGCGATGAGACCCGGGGAAGAAGCGGGGACGGGACAGGCGGCGAAGCGGGCGGCGGCGGGGCAGGTGCCGGCTCGGGCGGTCCCGCGGACGCTGCTCCGGCGTGGGAGCGGCGGTTCCGGGCGCCGAGGATCAGCCTGCCCGGCTGGGCGGAGGACGCGCCGGATCGCGCGCTCTACGTGTCGAACGTGACGGGCACCTTCGAGCTGTACGCCTGGGACCGCCGCACGGGCGGCGTCCGCCAGGTCACCGACCGGCCGAACGGCACGACGGACGGTGCGCTGACGCCGGACGGCGAGTGGGTGTGGTGGTTCTGCGACACCGACGGGGACGAGTTCGGGGTGTGGCGGCGGCAGCCCTTCGCGGGCGCCGCCCCGGGGCAGGACCGGGCGGCGGCGCCGGGGCTGCCGGCGGCGTACTCGGCGGGCCTCGCGCTCGGCCGGGACGGCACGGCGGTGGTCGGCCGGTCCACGGAGGAGACGGGGACGACGATCCACCTCGTCCGGCCCGGCGGCGAGCCCAGCGAGATCTACCGGCACCGGGAGTCCGCCGGCGTCGGCGACCTCTCGCACGACGGCAGGCTGCTCGCCATCGAGCACACCGAGCACGGCGACGCGATGCACGCAGCCCTGCGGGTGCTGCGGCTCGGCGGCGCCCCCGGCGGTGACCCGCTGCTCGCCGAGCTGGACGACACCAAGGGCGGCCTGGAGGAGCTGGGTCTGGAGGTGCTGGGCTTCGCCCCGGTGGCGGGCGACGCGCGGCTGCTCGTCGGGCACCAGCGGCGCGGCCGCTGGGAGCCGATGATCTGGGACCCGGTCACGGGTCAGAGCCGGGAGCTGGAGCTCGACCTGCCGGGGGACGTGTCGGCGGAGTGGTATCCGGACGGCAGCGCGCTGCTCGTCCTGCATACGTACCAGGCCCGCAGCGAGCTGTGGCGGTACGGGCTGGAGGGTCCCGACTCCGGCGCCATGACCCGGATCGAGACCCCGCCGGGGACGATCTCGGGGGCGACGGCCCGGCCGGACAGCACCGTGGAGTTCCACTGGTCGTCGGGCGCGGAGCCGCCGCAGGTGCGGTCCGCGCAGGGCGCCGTGGTGCTGCAGCCGCCGGGCCCTGCCGCCCCGCTCTCGGTGCCGGTGGAGGACGCCTGGGTCGACGGGCCGGGCGGGCGGATCCACGCGCTGGTGCAGCGGCCGCCGGGCGAGGGCCCGTTCCCCTGCCTCTTCGACGTGCACGGCGGTCCTACGTGGCAGGACAGCGACGCCTTCGCGGCCGGCCCGGCGGCCTGGGTCGATCACGGCTTCGCCGTCGTCCGCGTCAACTACCGCGGGTCCACCGGCTACGGCCGGGAGTGGACCGACGCGCTCAAGCACCGGGTGGGCCTCATCGAGCTGGAGGACATCGCGGCGGTGCGGGAGTGGGCCGTCGCCTCCGGCCTCGCGGACCCGGAGCGGCTGGTCGTCGGCGGCGGCTCGTGGGGCGGTTATCTGGCGCTGCTCGCCCTCGGCACGCAGCCGGACGTCTGGGCGCTGGGCCTGTCGGCGGTGCCCGTCGCGGACTACGTCGCGGCGTACGAGGACGAAATGGAGGCCCTGAAGGCCATGGACCGCACGCTGATGGGCGGCTCACCGGAGGACGTCCCCGAGCGCTACGCCGCATCGTCACCCCTGACGTACGTGGACGAGGTGCGGGCGCCGGTCTTCATCTCCGCGGGGGTCAACGATCCGCGCTGCCCGATCCGGCAGGTGGAGAACTACGTCGGGCGGCTGTCGGAGCGCGGGCACCCGCACGAGGTGTACCGGTACGACGCGGGGCACGGCTCGCTGGTCGTGGACGAGCGGATCAAGCAGTTGGGGCTGGAGCTCGACTTCGTTCGCCGTCATCTGCTTCCGGACCTGGCTCCGCGGCCGCAGCAGCCGGCTCCGGAGCCGCGGGACCGCCCTCGCCAGGATCGGGAGAGGTGA
- a CDS encoding DNA methyltransferase encodes MRSDTRQNAHLTYRANAGAGRHGWLRLTPAYSVSLVRRYAAEMPPGSVVTDPFSGTGTTPLAAAEHGLTGQSLDVNPFLIWLGKMKTAAYEPDHLRETRRALAPLVHRAEELLPEAGELWQPELHNIGRWWARSALDALKAIRRALDVAAGALPPGGRDLLDVAFCRTLIASSNAAFNHQSMSFKEEQAGGDSTLQVLDPDAARAVLETFRREAGTTLANAATPLPGTARVLYGDSRDMQPAAGRLTPCDLLLTSPPYVNRMSYIRELRPYMYWMRHLRRAEDAGRLDWQAIGGTWGAATSRVRAWRPPGPDAEGVPEPVAGELARTQAAIRRDGGRNGPLLANYVGKYVHDMWGHFRAAYKNVRGGGRVVYVIGNSTFYGNQVPAQEWYAALLREVGFAGVEVEVIRKRNSNKALFEYAVSGGRA; translated from the coding sequence ATGCGGTCGGACACGCGTCAGAACGCACACCTCACCTACCGCGCCAACGCGGGCGCCGGCCGCCACGGCTGGCTCCGGCTGACCCCCGCCTACTCCGTGAGCCTCGTGCGCCGCTACGCCGCCGAGATGCCGCCCGGCTCCGTCGTCACCGACCCCTTCTCCGGCACCGGCACCACGCCGCTCGCCGCCGCCGAGCACGGGTTGACAGGACAGTCCCTGGACGTGAACCCCTTCCTGATCTGGCTGGGGAAGATGAAGACGGCCGCGTACGAGCCGGATCATCTGCGCGAGACCCGGCGGGCGCTCGCGCCGCTGGTGCACCGCGCCGAGGAGTTATTGCCGGAGGCCGGCGAGCTGTGGCAGCCGGAGCTGCACAACATCGGGCGCTGGTGGGCGCGGAGCGCGCTGGACGCGCTGAAGGCGATACGCCGGGCGCTGGACGTCGCGGCGGGCGCGCTGCCGCCTGGCGGACGGGACCTGCTGGACGTGGCGTTCTGCCGGACGCTGATCGCGTCGAGCAACGCGGCGTTCAACCACCAGAGCATGTCCTTCAAGGAAGAACAGGCGGGCGGCGACAGCACCCTCCAGGTACTCGACCCCGACGCCGCGCGGGCCGTGCTGGAGACGTTCCGCCGCGAGGCCGGCACCACGCTCGCCAACGCCGCGACCCCGCTGCCCGGCACGGCGCGGGTCCTGTACGGCGACTCCCGCGACATGCAGCCCGCCGCCGGCCGGCTCACACCCTGCGACCTGCTGCTGACCTCGCCGCCGTACGTGAACCGCATGTCGTACATCCGCGAACTGCGCCCGTACATGTACTGGATGCGGCACCTGCGGCGGGCGGAGGACGCGGGCCGGCTGGACTGGCAGGCGATCGGCGGCACCTGGGGCGCGGCCACCTCGCGCGTACGGGCCTGGCGCCCGCCGGGCCCCGACGCCGAGGGGGTGCCGGAGCCGGTCGCGGGCGAGCTGGCTCGGACGCAGGCGGCGATCCGCCGGGACGGCGGGCGGAACGGGCCGCTGCTGGCGAACTACGTCGGCAAGTACGTGCACGACATGTGGGGGCACTTCCGCGCGGCGTACAAGAACGTGCGCGGCGGCGGGCGGGTGGTCTATGTGATCGGCAACTCGACCTTCTACGGGAACCAGGTCCCGGCGCAGGAGTGGTACGCGGCGCTGCTGCGCGAAGTGGGCTTCGCGGGGGTCGAGGTGGAGGTCATCCGCAAACGGAACAGCAACAAGGCGCTGTTCGAGTACGCGGTGTCGGGCGGGCGGGCGTAG
- a CDS encoding superoxide dismutase, producing the protein MSTYALPDLPYDYAALEPAITGQILELHHAKHHAAYVKGANDTLEQLAEARDKEQFGNLVGLEKTYAFNLSGHVLHTIFWENLSPDGGDRPDGALGEAIEEHLGGFEAFRKQLSAATASVQGSGWGVLAWEPLGKRLIIEQVYDHHGNVGQGSTPLLVFDAWEHAYYLQYKNVRPDYVQKLWDLVNWDDVSARYAKATAHG; encoded by the coding sequence ATGAGCACGTACGCGCTACCTGATCTGCCCTACGACTACGCGGCGTTGGAGCCGGCGATCACCGGGCAGATCCTCGAACTGCACCACGCCAAGCACCACGCGGCCTACGTCAAGGGCGCCAACGACACGCTGGAGCAGCTCGCCGAGGCGCGCGACAAGGAGCAGTTCGGCAACCTGGTCGGGCTGGAGAAGACCTACGCCTTCAACCTCTCCGGGCACGTACTGCACACGATCTTCTGGGAGAACCTCTCCCCGGACGGCGGCGACCGCCCCGACGGCGCCCTCGGCGAGGCCATCGAGGAGCACCTGGGCGGCTTCGAGGCGTTCCGGAAGCAACTGAGCGCGGCCACCGCCTCGGTGCAGGGCTCGGGCTGGGGCGTGCTGGCGTGGGAGCCGCTGGGCAAGCGCCTGATCATCGAACAGGTCTACGACCACCACGGCAACGTCGGCCAGGGCAGCACCCCGCTGCTGGTCTTCGACGCCTGGGAGCACGCGTACTACCTGCAGTACAAGAACGTCCGCCCCGACTACGTCCAGAAGCTGTGGGACCTCGTGAACTGGGACGACGTCTCGGCGCGGTACGCGAAGGCGACCGCCCACGGCTGA